One Mycobacteroides abscessus ATCC 19977 genomic window carries:
- a CDS encoding carboxyl transferase domain-containing protein, with protein sequence MTLVGEQNRAEHARLVAELRERLAHAALGGNEQSRQRHVDRGKLLPRDRVDALLDPGSPFLELSPLAANGMYDDDAPGASMIAGIGRVAGRECVIAANDATVKGGTYYPMTVKKHLRAQEVALQNRLPCIYLVDSGGAFLPKQDEVFPDREHFGRIFYNQATMSAKGIPQIAAVLGSCTAGGAYVPAMSDEAVIVRKQGTIFLGGPPLVKAATGEVVTAEELGGGDLHSRTSGVTDHLAADDKDALRIVRRIVSTLAPRTESPWPVVEAIAPERDPGTLYDVVPTDPRIPYDVHEVIVRLVDGGTFTEFKAEYGKSVVTGTARLHGHPVGIIANNGVLFAESAMKAAHFIELCDQRRIPLLFLQNISGFMVGRDYEAAGIAKHGAKMVTAVACARVPKLTVVIGGSYGAGNYSMCGRAYSPRFLWMWPNARISVMGGEQAASVLATVRADQSAASGKKFTEAEQEAFKAPIREQYEQQGNPYYSTARLWDDGVIDPADTRTVLGLALGICANAPLEPVSYGVFRM encoded by the coding sequence ATGACTCTGGTTGGTGAGCAGAACAGGGCGGAGCACGCCCGGCTGGTCGCCGAGCTGCGGGAGCGGCTCGCACATGCGGCGCTCGGTGGCAATGAACAGTCCAGGCAACGACACGTAGACCGAGGCAAGCTGCTGCCACGCGACCGGGTCGACGCGCTGCTCGACCCGGGCAGCCCGTTTCTGGAGTTGTCGCCGCTGGCGGCCAACGGTATGTACGACGACGACGCCCCCGGGGCCAGCATGATCGCGGGTATCGGCCGCGTCGCGGGTCGCGAGTGCGTGATCGCCGCCAATGACGCGACGGTCAAGGGTGGCACCTACTACCCGATGACGGTCAAGAAGCACCTACGCGCACAAGAAGTCGCGTTGCAGAACCGGCTGCCTTGTATCTATTTGGTGGATTCCGGCGGCGCGTTCCTGCCCAAACAGGACGAGGTTTTCCCGGATCGCGAACACTTCGGCAGAATTTTCTACAACCAGGCCACCATGAGCGCCAAGGGAATTCCGCAGATTGCCGCGGTGCTGGGCAGCTGCACCGCCGGTGGTGCGTATGTGCCCGCGATGAGCGACGAGGCCGTCATCGTGCGCAAGCAGGGCACCATCTTCCTGGGCGGCCCACCGTTGGTGAAGGCCGCCACCGGCGAGGTGGTGACCGCGGAGGAGCTCGGTGGTGGTGACCTACACTCGCGTACCTCGGGCGTGACCGACCATCTGGCCGCCGACGACAAGGACGCGCTGCGCATCGTGCGCCGGATTGTGTCGACCCTGGCGCCCAGGACAGAGTCGCCCTGGCCGGTCGTGGAAGCGATTGCTCCGGAACGTGATCCGGGCACGCTGTACGACGTGGTGCCTACCGACCCGCGTATCCCGTACGACGTACATGAAGTGATTGTGCGGCTCGTCGACGGGGGCACCTTCACCGAATTCAAGGCAGAGTACGGCAAGTCGGTGGTCACCGGCACGGCGCGACTACATGGGCATCCAGTGGGCATCATTGCGAACAACGGTGTGTTGTTCGCTGAAAGTGCTATGAAAGCAGCGCATTTCATCGAGCTCTGCGATCAGCGGCGCATACCGCTGCTGTTCCTGCAGAACATCTCCGGATTCATGGTGGGCCGCGACTACGAGGCCGCCGGAATCGCCAAGCACGGGGCCAAGATGGTTACCGCCGTGGCCTGTGCGCGGGTGCCCAAGCTGACCGTGGTCATCGGTGGCTCCTATGGGGCGGGTAACTACTCGATGTGTGGCCGCGCGTATTCACCGCGATTCCTCTGGATGTGGCCGAATGCCCGCATTTCGGTGATGGGCGGTGAGCAGGCCGCCTCGGTGCTGGCCACGGTGCGCGCGGATCAGAGCGCGGCGTCGGGCAAGAAGTTCACCGAGGCCGAGCAAGAAGCCTTCAAGGCGCCGATACGCGAACAATATGAGCAACAAGGCAACCCGTATTACTCGACGGCGCGTCTCTGGGACGACGGAGTCATCGACCCTGCCGATACCCGCACCGTGCTCGGTTTGGCGCTGGGTATTTGCGCCAACGCACCCC
- a CDS encoding TetR/AcrR family transcriptional regulator, whose translation MTNLIPESETPNKRERAKADRRDQLLRAAARLLAMRGYARVRLEDLGSAVGISGPAIYRHFPNKEALLVDLLTDVSRRLLEGGMTVAAAASSPAEALDGLIDFHLDFALNESDLIRVQDRDLDSLPENARRQVRQYQRRYVEAWVQVLCRSQQGLDESDARIKAHAAFGLMNSTPYSAGRSAPSQTRTVLRQMVVAALRS comes from the coding sequence ATGACCAACCTGATACCCGAGTCGGAAACCCCGAACAAGCGCGAACGCGCCAAGGCCGACCGGCGCGACCAGTTGCTGCGGGCCGCCGCCCGCCTGTTGGCCATGCGCGGCTACGCGCGCGTGCGACTGGAGGACCTGGGCTCCGCGGTAGGCATCAGCGGGCCCGCGATCTACCGGCACTTTCCCAACAAGGAAGCACTCTTGGTGGACCTGCTCACCGACGTCAGCCGTCGACTCTTAGAAGGCGGTATGACCGTCGCCGCGGCGGCGAGCAGCCCGGCAGAGGCCCTCGATGGCCTCATCGATTTTCATCTCGATTTCGCGCTCAACGAGAGCGACCTGATCCGGGTGCAAGACCGTGACCTGGATTCGCTGCCGGAGAACGCGCGTCGCCAGGTACGCCAGTATCAGCGACGTTATGTCGAGGCCTGGGTACAGGTGCTATGCCGCAGCCAGCAAGGCCTTGACGAGTCCGATGCCCGGATCAAGGCACACGCGGCCTTCGGCCTGATGAACTCGACCCCCTACAGCGCGGGCCGGTCGGCGCCCTCACAGACCCGAACGGTGTTGCGGCAGATGGTGGTTGCCGCACTGCGCTCCTAG
- a CDS encoding metal-sensitive transcriptional regulator, with amino-acid sequence MSTKTSTGHGYSLKKDDYAKRLLRIEGQVRGIAKMIDEDKYCIDVLTQISAAQSALRSVALGLLDEHLGHCVTNAVASGGADADEKLAEASAAIARLVRS; translated from the coding sequence ATGAGCACCAAGACTTCGACCGGACACGGTTACTCGCTGAAAAAGGATGACTACGCCAAGCGGCTCTTGCGCATCGAGGGACAGGTGCGCGGCATCGCGAAGATGATCGACGAGGACAAGTACTGCATCGACGTGCTGACCCAGATCAGCGCCGCGCAGAGCGCGCTGCGGTCCGTCGCCCTCGGGTTACTCGATGAGCACCTCGGTCATTGCGTCACCAACGCCGTCGCTTCCGGGGGTGCGGACGCCGACGAGAAGCTGGCGGAGGCCTCGGCGGCGATCGCCCGCTTGGTGCGCAGCTAG
- a CDS encoding DUF305 domain-containing protein, whose product MRNRTRTAILAGAAAAVLILSACSSDNKGDDAKSEHSGHSGMSGMTTTLDTNAAAPVSDHNDADVTFAQQMIMHHQQAVEMSKLTEGRTANPAVLDLAKNIETAQQPEIDTFTGWLKQWNQPLMPEGHDPAGHMPGMVDAPVLDRMKTLNGEVFDQLWLQSMIAHHQGAIAMSNAELSGGQYPAAKQLAQQIIDNQQPEIDTMQGLLKG is encoded by the coding sequence ATGCGAAACCGAACCCGGACTGCCATCCTGGCGGGCGCTGCCGCCGCCGTGCTGATTCTGTCGGCTTGTAGCTCGGACAACAAGGGGGATGACGCGAAGTCTGAGCATTCGGGTCATTCCGGCATGTCGGGCATGACGACGACGCTCGATACCAATGCCGCGGCCCCGGTGTCGGACCACAATGACGCCGATGTGACGTTCGCGCAGCAGATGATCATGCACCACCAGCAGGCGGTCGAGATGTCGAAGCTGACGGAGGGCCGCACCGCCAATCCCGCGGTACTGGATCTGGCGAAGAACATCGAGACGGCACAGCAGCCGGAGATCGACACCTTTACCGGGTGGCTCAAGCAGTGGAACCAGCCTTTGATGCCTGAGGGACACGACCCGGCGGGGCACATGCCTGGCATGGTGGACGCACCGGTGCTAGACCGGATGAAGACCCTCAACGGCGAGGTCTTCGACCAGCTGTGGCTGCAGTCGATGATCGCTCACCACCAGGGCGCCATAGCAATGTCGAATGCGGAACTCTCCGGGGGCCAGTACCCTGCAGCAAAGCAGTTGGCGCAACAGATCATCGATAATCAGCAGCCTGAGATCGACACGATGCAGGGCCTTCTCAAGGGGTAA
- a CDS encoding WS/DGAT/MGAT family O-acyltransferase, with the protein MMAGMPFMPVSDSMFLIGETREHPFHVGGLQLFKPPVDAGPDYAEVFYEQLMSTTEVSSDFRKRPGQPLAVMGNLTWIVDDEVDWEYHVRRSALPRPARVRELLTVTSRWHSSPLDRHRPLWEMHVVEGLSDGRLAVYTKMHHAVIDGVGALRMMMRSLSDDPDARDCQAVWAPAKRRAKSSIVSTTNTSAIDLVKGAAGAVRQVVSIPPGLLKYGRHALSDPQLVKPLSAPHTMLNVSIGGARRFAAQTWSMARIKEAGKALGGTVNDVVLAMCGGALRTYLEEQNALPDKPLVAMCPVSIRAEGDQNAGNSITALLANLATDKPDPLERFSAIRDSVQAAKSVLSEMTPLQRMLVGALNGAPVLTGAVPGLVDRTAPAFNVIISNVPGPRTDMFWNGFEMDGCYPASIPIDGVALNITCTSSGSSMHFGLTGCRTSVPHLQRILAHLEDALTQLEESVA; encoded by the coding sequence ATGATGGCCGGTATGCCATTCATGCCGGTCAGCGACTCGATGTTTCTCATCGGGGAAACGCGGGAACATCCCTTCCACGTCGGTGGCCTACAGCTGTTCAAACCGCCCGTCGACGCCGGTCCCGACTATGCCGAGGTGTTCTACGAACAGCTGATGTCCACCACCGAAGTGTCATCGGACTTCCGCAAACGTCCGGGGCAGCCGCTGGCGGTGATGGGAAATCTCACCTGGATCGTCGACGACGAGGTTGACTGGGAGTACCACGTGCGCCGCTCGGCGCTGCCGCGCCCGGCCCGGGTGCGTGAGCTGCTGACCGTCACCTCCCGGTGGCATAGCTCGCCGCTGGACCGGCACCGTCCGCTGTGGGAAATGCATGTGGTGGAAGGGCTTTCAGATGGCCGCCTGGCCGTCTACACCAAAATGCACCATGCGGTGATCGACGGTGTAGGGGCCTTGCGGATGATGATGCGCTCACTGTCGGACGACCCCGACGCACGCGACTGTCAAGCCGTGTGGGCCCCGGCCAAGAGGCGCGCCAAGAGCAGCATCGTGAGTACGACCAACACCTCGGCCATCGACTTGGTCAAGGGGGCGGCCGGGGCGGTGCGACAGGTCGTGTCGATTCCGCCCGGTCTGCTCAAGTACGGGCGTCACGCGCTTTCGGACCCCCAGCTGGTCAAGCCGCTTTCGGCGCCGCACACGATGTTGAACGTCTCGATCGGAGGGGCGCGACGGTTCGCGGCGCAAACCTGGTCGATGGCGCGGATCAAGGAAGCCGGCAAGGCATTGGGCGGCACCGTCAACGATGTGGTGCTGGCCATGTGCGGGGGCGCCTTGCGCACCTATCTCGAGGAACAGAACGCACTGCCCGACAAGCCGCTGGTCGCGATGTGTCCGGTGTCGATCCGGGCTGAGGGCGACCAGAACGCAGGGAACTCGATCACCGCGCTGCTGGCGAACCTGGCGACCGATAAGCCCGATCCCCTGGAGCGATTCAGCGCGATCAGGGATTCGGTACAAGCCGCCAAGTCGGTGTTGTCGGAGATGACGCCGCTGCAACGGATGCTGGTGGGAGCTCTCAATGGTGCGCCGGTGTTGACCGGTGCCGTTCCTGGCTTGGTGGATCGGACCGCACCCGCGTTCAACGTGATCATTTCTAACGTCCCCGGCCCGCGCACCGACATGTTCTGGAACGGGTTCGAGATGGACGGGTGCTATCCCGCATCCATTCCGATCGATGGAGTGGCGTTGAATATCACGTGCACCAGCAGTGGATCATCGATGCACTTCGGGCTGACCGGATGCCGCACGAGCGTGCCGCATCTGCAGCGCATCCTCGCGCACCTGGAGGACGCACTGACGCAGTTGGAGGAGTCCGTCGCCTAG